From one Triticum aestivum cultivar Chinese Spring chromosome 4B, IWGSC CS RefSeq v2.1, whole genome shotgun sequence genomic stretch:
- the LOC123094600 gene encoding uncharacterized protein translates to MADQKKPTDQHNKRQRVSENAESSNKKFSIKEVVGSGVAGTRPLASPSPVARAKPIAVVKPTAATVAVTGPVATMAPASAEPSPVAKAKPTAATVTVTGPVATMAPAPAAPGPVAMKTPTPAAPSPVVTMAPAPAPAAPSPVATMTPAQEAPSPVATQTPAPAEPSAVSTKMPALAAPSPVAMATPVAVVNPPATVKHELEDGGVLVIDEQVARAMVAAAPAEEESVILEVKKKWLHCAACPAPLKRPVFMCGNGHVVCCSCGGGGNGDGGANKHCDLCGRATTYTRIPYIDGLVGDYKVQCPYRIFGCARSITYHSAADHPAKCAYAPCYCFECAFQGSPASLLRHLTEESGRHCWPMEKIKYEICRPLVVPGSEHRLLLVAEEDGRVFLLAVGAGRGAAGVRPVNIVCVRGNVDADARPVYTGVLWVDGPPAAAGHFRSSFQLKGDVANCGVPGEVDMEHGRLHAHVNPEMLHGESKEIHLRICITKFW, encoded by the exons ATGGCGGACCAAAAGAAACCGACAGACCAGCACAACAAGAGGCAGCGGGTTTCCGAGAACGCCGAGAGCAGCAACAAGAAGTTCAGCATCAAGGAGGTAGTTGGTTCGGGGGTCGCGGGGACGCGGCCGTTGGCATCGCCGAGTCCAGTTGCCAGGGCCAAGCCAATCGCGGTGGTGAAGCCAACGGCCGCTACGGTGGCAGTAACCGGTCCAGTGGCCACCATGGCACCGGCATCGGCGGAGCCCAGTCCGGTTGCCAAGGCGAAGCCAACGGCCGCTACGGTGACAGTAACCGGTCCCGTGGCCACTATGGCACCGGCACCGGCCGCGCCCGGTCCGGTTGCCATgaagacgcccacgccggcggcGCCCAGTCCAGTGGTCACCATGGCACCGGCACCGGCGCCGGCAGCGCCCAGTCCAGTGGCCACCATGACACCGGCACAGGAGGCGCCCAGTCCGGTGGCTACACAGACTCCGGCGCCGGCGGAGCCCAGTGCAGTGTCCACGAAGATGCCGGCGCTGGCGGCTCCCAGCCCAGTTGCTATGGCGACGCCGGTGGCCGTGGTGAACCCACCCGCCACGGTGAAGCATGAGCTGGAAGACGGAGGGGTGCTCGTAATCGACGAACAAGTAGCAAGAGCCATGGTAGCCGCGGCACCTGCGGAAGAGGAGTCCGTCATCTTAGAGGTGAAGAAGAAATGGCTTCACTGCGCTGCGTGTCCTGCGCCCCTCAAGCGTCCCGTATTCATG TGCGGGAATGGACATGTCGTGTGCTgctcctgcggcggcggcggcaatggcGACGGCGGAGCGAACAAGCACTGTGATTTGTGCGGCCGCGCCACCACCTACACCCGCATCCCCTACATCGATGGCCTGGTCGGCGACTACAAGGTGCAGTGCCCCTACAGGATTTTCGGCTGCGCGAGGTCCATCACCTACCACTCGGCCGCGGACCACCCTGCCAAGTGCGCGTACGCGCCCTGCTACTGCTTCGAGTGCGCGTTCCAGGGTTCCCCGGCAAGCCTCCTGCGCCACCTCACGGAGGAGTCCGGCCGGCATTGTTGGCCCATGGAAAAGATTAAGTACGAGATCTGCCGCCCGCTCGTCGTGCCGGGGTCGGAGCACCGCCTTCTGCTAgtggcggaggaggacggccgagTGTTTCTCCTGGCCGTTGGCGCGGGGAGGGGCGCCGCCGGCGTCCGCCCCGTCAACATCGTGTGCGTCAGGGGCAATGTCGACGCCGACGCGAGGCCGGTGTACACAGGTGTGCTCTGGGTGGATGGCCCTCCGGCCGCCGCAGGCCACTTCAGGAGCAGCTTCCAGCTGAAAGGCGACGTGGCGAACTGCGGAGTCCCCGGCGAGGTGGACATGGAGCACGGGCGCCTCCATGCGCATGTCAATCCGGAGATGCTGCACGGGGAGTCTAAAGAGATTCATCTGCGCATTTGCATTACCAAGTTCTGGTGA